One stretch of Akkermansia sp. RCC_12PD DNA includes these proteins:
- a CDS encoding Lrp/AsnC family transcriptional regulator → MNRIPTSPNDPVNTDILMVAEDRVKGFRRLPFHAIAEQCGHPVPLVIERLKAMMNAGVVRRVRQTLLATKLAQGALVAWHVPEEKLEAAFDWMKEHDPFTGHVVLRNTDHANPGAGYRLWTTIKVPVGCGTLEEHCDILKRHVGAAGYVLLPARGVFTLGVGHMRRRHLQPGDKTPEPAPMQETKTVSLSGLEWKVLLSVKEQLKPEEMVEAPWSLRAAQMGLGTEEYCRTAEELDRKQVIGRFATFLEHVRARTEDGPVTKYNGLFHWTVPAGMEIRAGSECGRHICMTHCYWRTGGGRLRRRTNHGRGARAGTGFRDGAQGRH, encoded by the coding sequence ATGAACCGCATTCCCACCTCGCCGAACGATCCCGTCAACACGGACATCCTCATGGTGGCGGAAGATCGCGTCAAAGGCTTCCGCCGTCTGCCCTTCCACGCCATTGCCGAACAGTGCGGCCATCCCGTGCCCCTGGTCATTGAACGGCTCAAGGCCATGATGAACGCCGGAGTGGTGCGGCGCGTGCGCCAGACGCTTCTGGCCACCAAGCTGGCCCAGGGAGCCCTGGTAGCCTGGCACGTGCCGGAAGAAAAGCTGGAAGCCGCCTTTGACTGGATGAAGGAACACGACCCCTTCACGGGCCATGTGGTGCTCCGCAACACGGACCATGCCAATCCCGGGGCCGGCTACCGGCTCTGGACCACGATCAAGGTGCCCGTGGGCTGCGGCACGCTGGAAGAACATTGCGACATCCTGAAGCGCCACGTCGGTGCGGCCGGCTATGTCCTGCTGCCGGCCCGCGGCGTCTTTACGCTGGGCGTGGGCCATATGCGCCGCAGGCACCTCCAGCCCGGCGACAAGACGCCGGAACCCGCCCCCATGCAGGAGACGAAAACCGTCTCCCTCTCCGGTCTGGAATGGAAAGTCCTGCTTTCCGTCAAGGAACAGCTCAAACCGGAGGAAATGGTGGAAGCCCCCTGGTCCCTCCGCGCCGCGCAAATGGGACTGGGTACGGAAGAATACTGCCGCACGGCGGAAGAACTGGACAGAAAACAGGTGATTGGCCGCTTCGCCACCTTCCTGGAGCATGTGCGCGCCAGAACAGAGGACGGCCCCGTCACCAAATACAACGGACTGTTCCACTGGACGGTACCCGCCGGCATGGAAATCCGGGCCGGTTCCGAATGCGGACGCCACATCTGCATGACCCACTGCTACTGGAGAACAGGGGGGGGACGTCTTCGGCGGCGCACAAATCATGGGCGTGGTGCACGGGCTGGAACGGGATTCCGTGATGGAGCACAAGGCCGCCATTGA
- a CDS encoding Rne/Rng family ribonuclease has product MEGSTIIINAEKLERRVALLENGVLEEYTIEREGEDNIVGGIFKGRVKNIEPGLKAMFVDIGQEKNAFLHFWDALPAALDSSLEEIEREGRPKKQQRKITSKDIPDIYPIGSEIMVQVTKGPIGTKGPRVTTNVSLAGRYLVLMPFTDQFGISRKIEDPKERLRLRQIMQKLNVPDGMGIIMRTVAQGQRYRHFVRDLAMLLEQWYSVEEKKEANPAPVCVYKEPDLIERTARDFLTDTVDNIICDDSETTEHMRSIAGKISRRAKRHIQHFPVRTPIFEELGIEKQINEAFQRQVLLPCGGYLVIDETEALIAIDVNTGRNKGTKDLDKTILDTNLEAAYEIARQLRLRNIGGLVVVDFIDMRHRKDQQAVYKAMKERLKRDKAKTQVLQITPIGLMEMTRQRLNESLRESVHDPCPYCSGRGRIKSVMTMSVEIQRQIYACIQKYRDTIGDMVIVVNSEVLSRFKNEDSSLLMELERQHSGRLIFRGDHNQHRESFAIYDARYDNKPLYQSGQ; this is encoded by the coding sequence ATGGAAGGCTCAACAATCATCATCAATGCCGAAAAACTCGAACGCCGCGTAGCCCTTCTGGAAAACGGCGTGCTGGAAGAATACACCATCGAGCGCGAAGGCGAAGACAACATCGTAGGCGGCATCTTCAAGGGCCGCGTCAAAAACATAGAACCGGGCCTCAAGGCCATGTTCGTGGACATCGGCCAGGAAAAAAACGCGTTCCTCCACTTCTGGGACGCCCTGCCCGCCGCTCTGGACTCCAGCCTGGAAGAAATCGAACGCGAAGGCCGTCCCAAGAAGCAGCAGCGCAAAATCACCTCCAAGGACATTCCGGACATCTACCCCATCGGGTCTGAAATCATGGTGCAGGTCACCAAGGGCCCCATCGGCACGAAAGGCCCGCGCGTCACCACCAACGTCTCCCTGGCCGGGCGCTACCTCGTCCTGATGCCCTTCACAGACCAATTCGGTATCTCCCGCAAGATCGAAGACCCGAAGGAACGCCTGCGCCTGCGCCAGATCATGCAGAAGCTGAATGTGCCGGACGGCATGGGCATCATCATGCGCACCGTCGCCCAAGGGCAGCGCTACCGCCACTTCGTCCGGGACCTGGCCATGCTGCTGGAACAATGGTACTCCGTGGAAGAAAAGAAAGAGGCCAACCCGGCTCCCGTGTGCGTGTACAAGGAACCGGACCTCATTGAACGCACCGCCCGCGACTTCCTGACGGACACCGTGGATAACATCATCTGCGACGATTCAGAAACCACGGAACACATGCGCTCCATTGCCGGCAAGATTTCCCGCCGCGCCAAGCGCCACATCCAGCACTTCCCCGTGCGCACGCCCATTTTTGAAGAACTGGGTATTGAAAAGCAGATCAACGAGGCGTTCCAGCGCCAGGTGCTGCTGCCTTGCGGCGGCTACCTGGTCATTGACGAAACGGAGGCTCTGATCGCCATCGACGTCAACACCGGGCGCAACAAGGGAACCAAGGACCTGGATAAAACCATTCTGGACACCAACCTGGAAGCGGCCTATGAAATCGCCCGCCAGCTCCGCCTGCGCAACATCGGCGGCCTGGTGGTAGTGGACTTCATCGACATGCGCCACAGGAAGGACCAGCAGGCCGTTTACAAGGCCATGAAGGAACGCCTGAAACGTGACAAGGCTAAAACCCAGGTACTCCAAATCACTCCCATCGGCCTGATGGAAATGACCCGCCAGCGCCTCAACGAAAGCCTGCGGGAATCTGTTCACGATCCCTGCCCGTACTGCTCCGGCCGCGGACGCATCAAATCCGTGATGACCATGAGCGTGGAAATTCAGCGTCAGATCTACGCCTGCATCCAGAAATACCGCGACACCATCGGTGACATGGTCATCGTCGTGAACTCGGAAGTGCTCTCCCGCTTCAAGAATGAAGACTCCAGCCTTCTGATGGAACTGGAACGCCAGCACAGCGGCAGGCTGATCTTCCGCGGCGACCACAACCAGCACCGCGAAAGCTTTGCCATCTACGACGCCCGGTACGACAACAAACCCCTGTACCAATCCGGCCAGTAA
- a CDS encoding rod shape-determining protein produces the protein MSSFFQKIVKLFSYDIGIDLGTANTLVNVKDQGIVLREPSVVAVKGDKVLAVGDEAKRMLGRTPGSVTAIRPLKDGVIADFYITEEMLRYFIKKATARYYLIKPRVLIAIPSGITEVERRAVKESAEAAGARRVHLIEEPMAAAIGVGLPVQEAAGNMIVDIGGGTTEVALISLSGIVYSRSVRCAGDELDDAIISYMRRTYNLMVGERTAEDIKIRIGSAYPLPQELSIEVKGRDLVAGLPKTVTIRSEEVREALTEQLNTIVDAVRTTLERCPPELAADLVDRGIVLAGGGALLRGLDQLLHEQTGLPIHIAEDPLSAVAEGTGKALQELDFFTNVTDAED, from the coding sequence ATGTCATCTTTCTTTCAGAAAATTGTCAAACTGTTCTCCTATGACATTGGCATTGACCTGGGCACAGCCAATACGCTGGTCAACGTCAAGGACCAGGGCATCGTCCTGCGCGAGCCCTCCGTCGTAGCCGTCAAGGGGGACAAGGTACTGGCCGTGGGGGACGAAGCCAAGCGCATGCTGGGCCGTACCCCCGGTTCCGTCACGGCCATCCGGCCACTGAAGGACGGCGTCATTGCCGACTTCTACATCACGGAGGAAATGCTCCGCTACTTTATCAAAAAGGCTACGGCCAGGTACTACCTGATCAAGCCGCGCGTGCTCATCGCCATCCCCTCCGGCATCACGGAAGTGGAGCGCAGGGCCGTCAAGGAATCCGCGGAAGCGGCGGGCGCGCGGCGCGTGCACCTGATTGAGGAACCGATGGCGGCTGCCATCGGCGTAGGCCTTCCCGTTCAGGAAGCCGCCGGCAACATGATCGTGGACATCGGCGGGGGCACCACGGAAGTGGCCCTCATCTCTCTTTCCGGCATCGTTTACAGCCGTTCCGTGCGCTGCGCAGGGGATGAACTGGACGACGCCATCATCTCCTACATGAGGAGGACCTACAATCTCATGGTCGGGGAACGCACCGCCGAGGATATCAAAATCCGCATCGGCTCCGCCTATCCTCTGCCACAGGAACTCTCTATCGAGGTCAAGGGCCGCGACCTGGTCGCGGGCCTTCCCAAGACAGTGACCATCCGCTCTGAAGAAGTGCGGGAAGCACTCACGGAACAACTCAACACCATCGTTGACGCCGTGCGCACGACTCTGGAGCGCTGCCCCCCCGAACTAGCCGCCGACCTCGTGGACCGGGGGATTGTTCTGGCCGGCGGAGGCGCCTTGCTGCGCGGACTGGATCAGCTCCTTCACGAGCAGACCGGCCTGCCTATCCACATCGCGGAAGATCCGCTCAGCGCAGTTGCGGAAGGGACGGGAAAAGCCCTTCAGGAACTGGACTTCTTCACTAATGTTACGGATGCGGAAGACTGA
- a CDS encoding glycoside hydrolase family 2 TIM barrel-domain containing protein, giving the protein MNISPVFLAAAVLSGAMSAHADQKNAAEEAASSTGQYSVAGALRLPEQTTKRHVYGMNVGWKFFKGKNVPQGVTGADFDDSSWQSVNLPDGIELLPEEASGCSNYQGPVWYRKTFTAPADLKGRRNTLYFEGIMGKSEVWVNGEKAAEHLGGYLPVIVNLDKWLKPGQKNVIVVKADNSNDGSYPPGKPQESLDFAYFGGIYRDAYLISTGPVYITDPNEAGTVAGGGIFFRTQSLDPRTRKGKTAVKVQVANNTDKEQKVRVQALMTDPKGVDPVGETAPLVIPPHSTGEVDIPLVISNVRPWSPDNPNLYTLSVEVWKADGGTDAKNPAHLLDNRSMRVGIRTVEITEKGLVLNGSLFPEKLIGGNRHQDFARLGNAVPNNLQWQDAVKLRKAGMRVIRSAHYPQDPAFMDACDRLGLFVIVATPGWQFWGKGPFADRVYDDVRQMVRRDRNHPSVMMWEPILNETHYPKDFAKKVRDLVHEEYPYPGCYTACDAVAQGSEHYEVLYAHPSTGDKHWSIKERKNNKPYFTREFGDNVDTWSAHNSTSRVARHWGEVPMMVQALHYLKTSFPYTNYDTLNAAPAYHFGGCLWHPFDHQRGYHPDPFYGGILDAFRQPKTSYYAFMSQRPQKSQNELGSGPVVYIANECTPFSPEDVTVFSNCDSVRLSVNGGAPVEKKVGSYSSGLKRVPVVFPKAWDFMENKKLARAGKEGAVKLVAEGLIGGKVVTRHEVRPSRRAEKIRLRLDREEGVEGVELSANGSDVFAVVAEVTDSRGTVKRLNDEEIVFSIEGPAELLTDSPDGTLVQPVKWGSAPALVRLGTQPGTVTVKASVKHPGSQKPVSGVLKFDTKASGLKMLFQEDAVGKSRKGGKAQPSSAGTASEREEALQLELEKVRHELNNLRNDKVSRQQSHFE; this is encoded by the coding sequence ATGAATATCTCTCCTGTTTTTTTGGCGGCCGCAGTTTTGTCCGGAGCCATGTCCGCGCATGCGGACCAGAAAAACGCCGCCGAGGAGGCAGCTTCCTCCACAGGCCAGTATTCCGTAGCCGGGGCGCTCCGGCTGCCGGAACAGACGACCAAAAGGCATGTGTACGGCATGAACGTAGGCTGGAAGTTTTTCAAGGGGAAGAATGTTCCGCAAGGGGTGACCGGAGCGGATTTTGACGATTCCTCCTGGCAGTCCGTGAATCTTCCCGACGGCATCGAATTGCTGCCGGAAGAGGCCAGCGGCTGTTCCAATTACCAGGGACCGGTCTGGTACCGGAAGACGTTTACGGCGCCTGCCGATCTGAAGGGCAGGAGAAATACCCTGTATTTTGAAGGCATCATGGGGAAGAGCGAGGTATGGGTGAACGGCGAGAAGGCCGCAGAACATTTAGGCGGGTATCTTCCCGTCATCGTGAATTTGGACAAGTGGCTGAAGCCGGGCCAGAAGAACGTCATCGTCGTGAAGGCGGACAATTCCAACGACGGTTCCTATCCTCCCGGCAAGCCCCAGGAGAGTCTGGATTTTGCCTATTTCGGCGGCATTTACCGTGATGCGTACCTGATTTCTACGGGACCCGTTTACATCACGGACCCGAATGAAGCGGGGACCGTGGCTGGCGGCGGTATCTTTTTCCGAACGCAATCCCTTGATCCCCGCACCCGGAAAGGAAAGACAGCGGTGAAGGTGCAGGTAGCCAACAATACGGACAAGGAACAGAAGGTGCGCGTGCAGGCACTGATGACGGACCCCAAGGGCGTGGATCCCGTGGGGGAGACGGCTCCCCTTGTGATTCCGCCGCATTCCACGGGTGAAGTGGATATTCCCCTGGTGATTTCCAATGTGAGGCCGTGGTCTCCGGATAATCCCAATTTGTACACGCTGAGCGTGGAGGTCTGGAAGGCCGACGGAGGAACGGATGCCAAGAATCCGGCCCATTTGCTGGACAACCGTTCCATGAGGGTGGGTATACGGACTGTGGAAATTACGGAGAAAGGTCTGGTGCTGAACGGTTCCCTGTTCCCGGAAAAATTGATCGGGGGCAACAGGCACCAGGATTTCGCCCGGCTGGGCAATGCCGTACCCAACAACCTGCAATGGCAGGATGCCGTGAAACTGAGAAAGGCGGGCATGCGCGTTATCCGCAGTGCCCATTATCCCCAGGATCCGGCTTTCATGGATGCCTGCGACCGTCTGGGACTGTTTGTCATCGTCGCTACGCCGGGATGGCAGTTCTGGGGCAAGGGGCCTTTTGCGGACCGGGTATATGATGATGTGCGCCAGATGGTGCGCCGCGACCGGAACCACCCCTCCGTAATGATGTGGGAGCCCATTCTCAATGAGACCCATTATCCGAAAGATTTTGCCAAGAAAGTCCGTGACCTGGTGCATGAGGAATACCCGTATCCGGGGTGCTATACCGCTTGCGATGCGGTGGCCCAGGGCAGCGAACATTATGAAGTGCTTTATGCCCATCCCTCCACGGGAGACAAGCACTGGTCCATCAAGGAGCGGAAAAACAACAAGCCTTATTTCACCCGGGAATTCGGGGACAACGTGGATACCTGGTCCGCCCATAATTCCACCTCCCGCGTGGCGCGCCATTGGGGGGAGGTTCCGATGATGGTTCAGGCCCTGCACTACCTCAAGACGTCCTTCCCCTATACTAACTATGATACCTTGAACGCCGCTCCGGCCTACCACTTCGGCGGCTGCCTGTGGCATCCGTTCGATCATCAGCGCGGCTACCATCCGGATCCCTTTTACGGCGGCATTCTGGATGCCTTCCGCCAGCCGAAGACGTCCTATTACGCCTTCATGTCCCAGCGGCCCCAGAAATCCCAGAACGAACTTGGTTCCGGTCCCGTGGTTTACATCGCCAATGAATGTACCCCGTTTTCTCCGGAAGACGTCACGGTATTTTCCAATTGTGATTCTGTGCGTCTGAGCGTCAACGGAGGAGCTCCGGTAGAAAAGAAGGTGGGTTCCTATTCCAGCGGCCTCAAGCGCGTGCCCGTCGTCTTCCCGAAGGCGTGGGATTTCATGGAAAACAAGAAGCTTGCCCGCGCCGGGAAGGAAGGTGCGGTGAAGCTGGTAGCGGAAGGCCTGATTGGCGGGAAGGTAGTGACCAGGCATGAGGTGCGTCCGTCCCGGCGTGCGGAGAAAATCCGCCTGCGCCTGGACCGGGAGGAAGGGGTGGAAGGGGTGGAATTGTCCGCGAACGGTTCCGACGTGTTTGCCGTGGTGGCGGAAGTCACGGACAGCCGCGGAACGGTGAAGCGCCTGAATGATGAAGAGATCGTTTTTTCCATCGAGGGGCCGGCCGAGCTGCTGACGGATTCTCCGGACGGCACGCTGGTTCAGCCTGTCAAGTGGGGGTCCGCCCCGGCGCTGGTGCGCCTGGGAACGCAGCCCGGCACCGTGACGGTGAAGGCTTCCGTGAAGCATCCCGGTTCCCAGAAGCCCGTTTCCGGCGTGTTGAAGTTTGACACGAAGGCCTCCGGGCTGAAGATGCTTTTCCAGGAAGATGCCGTAGGCAAGTCCCGAAAAGGCGGAAAGGCCCAGCCTTCCTCCGCGGGAACTGCCTCCGAACGGGAAGAGGCCCTTCAGCTGGAGTTGGAAAAGGTCCGTCACGAACTTAATAATTTGCGCAATGACAAGGTAAGCCGCCAGCAAAGCCACTTTGAATAA
- a CDS encoding MauE/DoxX family redox-associated membrane protein: protein MLREKIVRNCMFLLRVGMGGFFLFVAGRKLLHLDQLQTTIDRFSIFPEAWGHPLASLGVACEIVVGLGLLFRRTCSGAALLGSALTFTFVALFVQGWIRGLSLSCNCIGVEREVTSYPFEVAWRLGLFALMLVILWSSSRKGKTYFNVTRLDFSEM, encoded by the coding sequence ATGCTGAGAGAGAAAATAGTCCGTAACTGCATGTTCCTGCTCCGGGTGGGGATGGGAGGCTTTTTTCTTTTTGTGGCAGGGCGCAAGCTCCTTCATCTGGACCAGCTCCAGACAACCATAGACCGTTTCTCCATTTTCCCGGAGGCCTGGGGGCATCCCCTGGCTTCCCTGGGGGTGGCGTGTGAAATCGTGGTGGGCCTGGGGCTTCTGTTCCGCAGGACCTGCTCCGGAGCCGCTCTGCTGGGCAGTGCGCTGACGTTTACGTTTGTGGCCCTTTTTGTCCAGGGATGGATCAGGGGGCTTTCCCTTTCCTGCAACTGCATCGGGGTGGAGCGGGAAGTGACCAGCTATCCTTTTGAAGTGGCATGGCGGCTGGGTCTGTTTGCCCTGATGCTGGTTATCCTGTGGAGCTCCAGCCGGAAGGGGAAAACCTACTTCAACGTTACCCGGCTGGATTTCAGCGAAATGTAA
- a CDS encoding ATP-binding cassette domain-containing protein, which produces MIRWFFDIPSKLIHWRLNLVRTLGAYVPWLRRDDGSMKIHAGTLVDLFATILSGRRHLSARDADAALDILRYTFPEVEHRWLSNRFERSMRASLTVEDVLASAASGRDETERMAIALEVLSLLINTGDPRMTGELFDQVTYGLELPGAANHLRQLLMTPDVEAQEPAYSVSFSSGIGGEVSLPESDQGISFRLIRCSRLVLVVNDGSKSIVVRGRHLATGGVMPLTNGQVVLLPSGPLSFEDFAFFLDCKRSGKQEVCYLVLDNGSLQISRMRSRASAVRVSMGLACEVEVLRPEVEFVVDGHRLYPGESVRMEYYSSFTLDGEGPFSMGEMQNALSDIGRRFRLDPGTRKLRVTNMPEKARKGDMLLTPGLAAGVVLEVSFSSATNSGWLEVMEASMPLWINGRIVKGRMSLKDGDVVHLNSYHALRCRFSAGVLDEEYHAIRTLSVEGVTKEFRRSGRVLDNIDLSVKRGEMVCILGPSGSGKSTLLAMMAGHLPPTRGCIRYNNQLLYSAPELVRPYIAFIPREDILDAAMSVSEHIAQATIIRRPRLTRSGRARRVNAILKFLGLTHIASRRVGEMNARTISDGERTRLNLGLDLAGIADVFLLDEPISGLSTSDAKLVMQTLQNMSRDKMVIATMHRPSTAILNQFNKVLVLDHGGQMAYWGDVPGMMRYFRKAAVDMSIDVSEESRTAGGADYVFEVLEAPLSWHDRRRRQHPRLWQERFEGYRFRNVMGHHHEGGAPRTLYEGTLEFPPAPRRSVMQLWRLFRIWAVRTFLGRVRSRMGLYTMLLEGPVLALLISLTLRASSSPEYTFATALHIPSYLFLATIVAMFFGLTGAASEVLKDRALLKRESNSKVFVTGYVLAKALVLTGLSAVQSALFLWVGNAILEIHEMFLVYLGTMTLTAFIGVSLSLLVSVFAKTERAALNMVPLLLIPQILMAGAIVHFDEMNQFIPWSAHRTDEHGRLKPGRVPLVAEFCPLRYSFEMMVVDQASKNVWEKERETIQEKVDELKAKPQLSNREFEEFKLLKLALLHISAIGAEDPEQAKDAVRTVRRAAIDGSEKSYKRTISELEQKGKGKPSVKSFYVNDRIVMLDESAEIQRVSRDTLDRPEIFLARRQPLPWGNSGKAPDDPGYSADEGTVPTPWKDSVFLFLMGAAPLFVTGRVIKRRLEKAG; this is translated from the coding sequence ATGATCCGATGGTTTTTTGACATACCCTCCAAGCTGATCCACTGGAGGTTGAATCTGGTCAGAACACTGGGCGCCTATGTTCCGTGGCTGCGCCGGGATGACGGGTCCATGAAGATCCACGCCGGAACGCTGGTGGACCTGTTCGCTACCATTTTGAGCGGCCGCCGCCACTTGAGCGCGCGGGATGCGGACGCCGCCCTGGATATTCTGCGCTACACTTTCCCGGAAGTGGAGCACCGCTGGCTTTCCAACCGGTTTGAACGGTCCATGCGCGCCAGCCTGACGGTGGAGGACGTGCTGGCGTCCGCCGCCTCCGGCCGGGATGAAACGGAGCGCATGGCGATTGCCCTGGAAGTGCTTTCCCTGCTCATCAATACTGGAGACCCCAGGATGACCGGGGAGCTGTTTGATCAAGTGACGTACGGGCTTGAACTGCCGGGAGCGGCCAACCATTTAAGGCAGCTTCTGATGACTCCGGATGTGGAGGCCCAGGAACCGGCCTACAGCGTGAGTTTTTCATCCGGAATCGGCGGAGAGGTGTCTCTCCCGGAGTCCGACCAGGGGATCTCCTTCCGGCTGATCCGGTGTTCCCGCCTGGTGCTGGTGGTTAACGACGGCTCCAAGTCCATCGTGGTGCGCGGGCGGCATTTGGCCACCGGCGGAGTGATGCCGCTGACCAACGGACAGGTGGTGCTGCTGCCTTCCGGGCCGCTGAGTTTTGAGGATTTCGCTTTTTTCCTGGATTGCAAGCGTTCCGGCAAGCAGGAAGTCTGCTATCTTGTCCTGGACAACGGTTCGCTCCAGATCAGCCGCATGAGGTCCAGAGCCAGCGCGGTGCGCGTGAGCATGGGGCTGGCCTGCGAGGTGGAGGTGCTGAGGCCGGAGGTGGAGTTTGTGGTGGACGGCCACCGGCTGTATCCCGGAGAAAGTGTCAGGATGGAATATTATTCCTCCTTCACGCTGGATGGGGAAGGCCCTTTTTCGATGGGGGAGATGCAGAACGCCCTGTCCGACATCGGACGCCGCTTCCGCCTGGACCCCGGCACCCGCAAGCTGCGCGTGACCAACATGCCGGAAAAGGCGCGCAAGGGGGATATGCTGCTGACTCCGGGGCTGGCAGCCGGAGTAGTGCTGGAGGTGTCTTTTTCCAGCGCTACCAATTCCGGCTGGCTGGAGGTGATGGAGGCGTCCATGCCTCTGTGGATCAACGGCAGGATTGTCAAGGGCCGGATGTCTTTAAAGGACGGGGACGTGGTGCACCTGAATTCCTACCATGCCCTGCGCTGCCGGTTTTCCGCCGGGGTGCTGGATGAAGAGTACCACGCCATCAGGACGCTCAGCGTGGAGGGCGTGACCAAGGAATTCCGGCGCTCCGGACGCGTTCTGGATAATATCGACCTGAGCGTGAAGCGCGGAGAAATGGTGTGCATTTTGGGGCCCAGCGGGTCCGGGAAAAGCACCCTGCTGGCCATGATGGCGGGGCATCTGCCGCCCACGCGCGGATGCATCCGCTACAACAACCAGCTCCTGTACAGCGCACCGGAACTGGTGCGCCCCTATATTGCCTTCATTCCCCGGGAAGACATTTTGGACGCCGCCATGAGCGTCTCGGAACACATCGCCCAGGCTACCATCATACGGAGGCCGCGCCTGACGCGCTCCGGCCGTGCCAGGAGGGTGAACGCCATCCTGAAATTCCTGGGGCTGACGCACATCGCTTCCCGCCGCGTGGGGGAAATGAATGCGCGCACCATTTCCGACGGGGAGAGAACGCGCCTGAACCTGGGGCTTGACCTGGCAGGCATTGCGGACGTGTTCCTGCTGGACGAGCCCATTAGCGGCCTTTCCACCTCGGATGCCAAGCTGGTCATGCAGACCCTGCAGAACATGAGCCGCGACAAGATGGTGATCGCCACGATGCACCGCCCCAGCACGGCCATTCTGAACCAGTTCAACAAGGTGCTGGTGCTGGACCACGGCGGCCAGATGGCCTACTGGGGTGATGTGCCGGGCATGATGCGCTATTTCCGGAAGGCGGCCGTGGACATGTCCATAGACGTCTCGGAAGAGTCCCGGACCGCCGGAGGTGCGGATTACGTATTTGAGGTGCTGGAAGCCCCCCTTTCCTGGCACGACCGCCGCCGCAGGCAGCATCCGCGGCTGTGGCAGGAACGCTTTGAGGGCTACCGTTTCCGCAACGTGATGGGGCACCATCATGAAGGAGGCGCCCCCAGGACGCTGTATGAAGGCACGCTGGAGTTTCCTCCCGCTCCCCGCCGCAGCGTGATGCAGCTGTGGCGGCTTTTCCGCATCTGGGCCGTACGCACGTTTCTGGGGCGCGTCCGGAGCCGGATGGGGCTGTACACCATGCTTCTGGAAGGTCCCGTGCTGGCCCTGCTGATTTCCCTGACGCTGCGCGCTTCCTCCAGTCCGGAATACACGTTTGCCACGGCTCTTCACATTCCGTCCTATCTGTTTCTGGCGACGATCGTAGCCATGTTCTTTGGCCTGACCGGGGCGGCCAGCGAGGTGCTCAAGGACCGTGCCCTGCTCAAGAGAGAAAGCAATTCCAAAGTGTTCGTGACCGGTTACGTTCTTGCCAAGGCGCTGGTGCTGACAGGGCTGTCCGCCGTGCAGTCCGCCCTGTTCCTGTGGGTGGGGAACGCCATTCTGGAAATCCATGAAATGTTTCTGGTTTACCTGGGGACGATGACTCTGACGGCCTTTATCGGTGTAAGCCTGTCCCTGCTTGTCTCCGTCTTTGCCAAAACGGAGCGCGCGGCGCTCAACATGGTGCCGCTGCTGCTGATTCCCCAGATTCTGATGGCCGGGGCCATCGTGCATTTTGATGAAATGAACCAGTTCATTCCCTGGTCCGCCCACCGCACGGACGAGCATGGCCGCCTCAAGCCGGGCCGCGTTCCCCTGGTGGCGGAGTTTTGTCCCCTGCGCTATTCCTTTGAAATGATGGTGGTGGACCAGGCCTCCAAAAACGTCTGGGAAAAGGAACGGGAAACCATTCAGGAAAAAGTGGATGAACTGAAGGCCAAGCCCCAGTTGAGCAACCGTGAATTTGAGGAGTTCAAGCTGCTCAAGCTGGCGCTGCTGCACATTTCCGCCATTGGCGCGGAGGATCCGGAACAGGCGAAAGATGCCGTGCGAACCGTCCGGCGCGCCGCCATCGACGGTTCGGAAAAAAGCTACAAGCGGACGATCTCCGAGCTGGAGCAGAAGGGAAAAGGCAAGCCTTCCGTCAAGTCGTTCTATGTCAACGACCGCATTGTGATGCTGGATGAGTCCGCGGAAATTCAGCGGGTCAGCCGGGATACGCTGGACCGCCCGGAGATTTTCCTGGCGCGCCGCCAGCCTCTGCCGTGGGGCAATTCCGGGAAGGCTCCGGATGATCCTGGCTATAGCGCGGACGAAGGGACGGTGCCCACGCCGTGGAAGGACTCCGTGTTCCTGTTTCTGATGGGAGCCGCACCTCTCTTCGTGACGGGACGCGTAATCAAAAGGCGGCTGGAGAAAGCGGGCTAG